The genomic DNA gttgagtcagggaagatcatggtcgatgaagaagagtggtggatggcgatgtttgcgactcccttcttcttctcatcatcacttgagtcactatcacttgactcccattcttccccaagataagcttcacctctcttcttgcctttgttcttcttgtcttcattctTGTCGTGTTTGTGCTTCTtatcattaggacaatcggctatgaagtgaccggtttgaccacatccatagcaaaacctCTTTTTGAATCTCCTTTTTctatcaccataggtcttgcggttgcttttcttcttcataaactttctaagatttctaatcacaaatgcaaccttcgcatcagaatcttcttctccacttgaggattcatccttcactttcttcttcttctctcgacttaaaccttgaccttcatgttgttgagttgctttaagggctgcactcttgttgtatcccattgtattaggattttgattatgagcattgattacatcttcatctagacactcatgatgcttgagttttgaaagaacttcttggggtGTTATCACATCATAAccaggcctttccatgatcatagatgctagcatgttgttcttggctctataggttctcaatatctttctagcaaccttgttgttatcccattcggtgctttcaagagctcttatgcggttgaccaatgccatgagcctatcaaacatggattgtgttgtttcattttccaagaacacaaatctttccaattcgccatgaagtaactcaatgttgtCTTTTCTCACACttctatctccttcaaatgacactttcaaagtatcccaaatttattttgcactttccattccattcacttttctaaactcatccggagctaggcttgacacaagcaatgctacggcttgtgcattttgatagaggttgtgcacttcttctggagttatctctctatctttatCGGTACTtttggtaggaatcatcacaccaacatccacaacttcccaaagtcttgtggcaatgagatgcatcttcatcttgtaagaccaatcggtgtatcttgttccatcaaagtgaggtggcttgccaatgttgatggacggagtatgtagtgttgaaccttttatgagttgtccattgtcaaaactcatgtttgaatatattccatttccatgagcatgctcaccggctccaatatcactagagacatctttatttgcttcattcttgtcacttgtatcattcttgccacttattgcatcatcaaccttcttgctcaattcttccttcatcttgctcatctcatcttgcatctttttcatttcatcttgaaagagcttgacttgagcactcatcaactcttcagctattttcttggccattttggcggcaacggcttgcatcttgttggactccgacattgtttcttcttacGCGAtgaagcgctaaaagaagaccttgctctgataccaattgaaaggatctaacaatacctagaggggggtgaataggcgtatctaaaattaattgtaaatgctaagttcaaatttgtcagtcaatgtcggaagtcccgacatttgggtcggaactcccgatgtcaTCAGAAGTTCCAACACAAACGTCAGTAgtcccgacgcctacgtgaactataaaagtagtgccaaatttaactttgtggataaataatcttacaaccccacttcctagtggtttggtgaggatgttgggtcactcccttgacgccgtaatgtctccaaaccgtagatcgagtccaaaccctaaaataaagtttgggagagaaagagacaaacaaatacaagtaatctctagcaatcacaacaacaagcatacatgacacaaggatttatcccgaggttcagcaaccccacaaaggagcttctacgtcctcattgttgaggtgaccaccaaggtcgaagtctcttccacctccttgcctctctcaaagcgaccacaaaggtcacttgagcttttctctaagaaatcaaagggtaatacaaacttctcaaggctcttccacaagatggaagctcataggcaatgcctagctggctaggggcaaagccctaagagtaatagatgcaaaatcaaccggcttgatgaagaaatcaagtgctcaaacttgccaaagtgattctctcacttaatccactctcctttcactcaaaaacctaagggaatcgaagattggagcaaaggagaAAGGAGAGGGGTGTCTTTCTTGCTTGGGGCTATTGGGACGAAGTTAGGTCAGCTATGAATGAGTccataacggttagaagtgaagagagggatATTTATACTCTTAGTAGAAATCTAACCATTCAGATCTACGTCAGAAGTTTCGACGTAGATCTCAGGACTTCTGACGTTAATAGAAAGCACTGTTCACATAGGATCAGAAAGTTCGCGCGTGCAAGTCAATGTTGGAACTTCTGATGtatgttgggacttccgacgtgcacaggtAAACAACCAACCAGCACTGCTtcaggtgtcgggactcccaacatgggtcgggacttccgatggtcgAAACTTCTGACGtatgtcgggagtttcgacatgcGCAGACAGCCGTCCAGCAGAACCACTGATGTCAGGACTCCTAGCTTGGGtcgtgacttccgactgtcgggagttctgactcacATCAGGACtttcgacgtccacagtcaccagCGACGGAGCCAACGCCCGTGCTACCGAGGCTTTAGCCCAGGCTACCGATCGAGGGAACGTGGAGCCCTTCCTCAGCCCACCTTAATTTTTTTGCCTAATTATATGGATTAGGAAGGGCTAAAATATTTTAGAAATGGAAAAATGGCTCTTTTAGTTATTGGGCCTTCATAGAGACAGAGCATCACAACACAGGCCCAAATCCAATCATGAAACAAACCCTATTGGGTACGGGGTACCATCGGCCGCTGCATCCCTCCCGTCCCGACTCCTCTTCGCTTGACATTctagcggcggcgccggcggcttcCTCTTCCTTCTTCGCTACATCTTTTGGCAGCTTCGCGCGGGGCGGGACGCAGGCGGCCACGGCGCTCGGCCCAGCGGCGCGGATGCACGACGGCCAGGGCGCTCGCCGGCCTTGCCCCAGCGGCGTGGGCGCACTGCTGCTGGACAGCGGCGGGGAGCCGAGGAGGCCAGCCGCAGGCAAGGACCTGACTACGCAAGGTGGGTGGGCGGGCGCCGGCGGCCGCAGCGTGCAGCGCTACGAAGCTCTGGAGTTTGGAGGCAGGGAGGCGAGCATCAGCCAAGCAACAGAGCAGGTAGGTGATTTTTAAGGGTCATTTTTAACTGTAAAATTGAGTATGCAGTCCATGATGTGTGTTGAATGTTTGATTATGATAGATTTCAATTTTTTAGATTTTCAGTATGTCGAAAAGAACTTTGATGAACTACTATTCAAGTGcaagtggcagtggcagtggctcAACTCCACATACTAATGAGAGCACAAGTCAACCAAAGAAACTGAGGGAAGAGTTTAGTCATTCAAACCTAATTGCTGACCATGCACAACGCAAACCAATAGATTCTTATGATCCAGCAATTAGAGACCAATTAAAGAGAGCATATGCTTTGAGTGGTCCAACCCAACCTCATGAATTTAAATTTCCTTCTAAATGGATGGTTGATCAATGGAGAGCGTTTCAAAAGTCTTGGTTTGATGAATTTGATTGGCTAGAGTATAGTGAGTCCAAGGATGCTGCTTTTTGCTTATATTGCTATCTTTTCTTTAATTCGGGAAAGCCTGAAAAATTTGGGAGTTCTGTCTTTGCACATCAAGGTTATATAAATTGGAAGAATGCTAAGGATACTTTTCAGAAGCACAGTGCTTCCAAGAATCATACAGAGGCTAGACTAAAGTGTGATGATTTTATGAACCAAAGGACTAGTGTGGGTCAAAGAATAGTTGAGGTAAGCATGGAGGAAGAAAAGCGATATGAGATTCATCTAACATCATCTTTAGATGTTGCAAGATTTCTTATATATCAAGGGCAGCCTTTTCATGGAGATGATGAGAGTTGTACTTCCCTCAACAAGGGTATGTTCAGAGAGATGGTTGATTGGTATAAAGATAAGGTAAATATAGTCAATGATGCATATGAAAAAGGTTCTAAAAATTGTCAGATGATATCTCCAGATATACAAAAGGATCTTGCAAAAGCTTGTGCAGGGGAAGTCATAGCTGTCAGTATGGATGAGATTCGAGGTAGAAAATTCTCAGTGCTTATTGATGAGTCCCGGGATGTATCAATAAAAGAGCAAATGGCAGTCATTCTAAGGTTAATACTCCACAATTGCAATTTTGGTCAGAGCTTATTTTGTGCATAGATTTTATTACAATTATTTCTACAATTATACTAACATATAAAAAAATGTATTGTGCAGGTTTGTGAATGATAAAGGGCAAGTGGTGGAGAGATTTCTTGGACTTCAGCATGTTCAGAGTTGTACAGCTATTGCATTGAAAGAAGCTTTGGTTGATATGCTTTCAAGTCACAATTTGTCTATCTCTATGCTTCGTGGGAAAGGGTATGATGGAGCTTCTAATATGAGAGGTGAATTTAATGGGGTGCAAAAATTGATTCGTGATGAAAATCCTTATGCTTTCTATGTGCTTGAGATAGTGAAAAAAGATTCTATTAAACCAAGAAATAATGGTGGAGCTTTAGGTTTAATTAAAAAAATGGAGAGCTTTGATTTTGTGTTCATCCTGCATTTGATGATACAATTGTTGAGCACGACAGAGATTTTGTCACAAGCTTTGCAAAGGAAGGATCAAGACATAGTTGAAGCAATGCATTTGATCTCAGATGTGAAAGATAGCTTGCAGGATATGAGGGAAAATGGATGGGAGCCATTACTCAAAAGAGTGATAACATTCTGTAAGAAGAATGAGATTGAAGTGCCAGATATGGATAAGGAAATAAATGTTAGAGGGACACCTAGAAGAAGGAAGCAAAAGGTAACAAATATGCATTACTATCATGTTGAGCTTTTTCTGGTCGCCATTGATGCCCTCTTGACTGAGATGAATCATCGGTTCAGTGAAACTAGTTTAGAATTATTAGTATGCATGGCTGCTTTTAACCCAAGGGACTCCTTCTCTAATTTTGATGTGAAGAAACTTGTGAGGCTTGCTGAAATTTATGCCGATGATTTTGATATTGGTGAACTTGCTGTTTTGCCAAATCATCTTACACAATTTGTCAACCGTGCTAGAAGAACTCCAGACTTTCTTGGATGCACTGAGCTTGGAAAAGTTACTGAAATTATGGTCAAGACTAAAATGCACACATCTTATAAATTGGTTTATCGTCTCATTGAGCTAATCTTGATACTACCAGTGGCAACAGCTTCAGTTGAGAGGATATTTTCATCCTTGAACATTATAAAGATAGATTTGCGCAATAAAATAGGTGATGAATGGCTCAATGATTTGATGATATGTTATACTAAGAAGGAGATATTTAGAAAGATTGATAATGAAAAGATCAAAAAGCGGTTTCAAGAGATGAAAAAGTGACGTATGTTATTGCCTAAAAAAGTAGTGGTACGCTCTATTCTCTTCTAAATTTATAATTTGGAGGTCTATATATCAATATATGTATGACTAATCGATTATGTCTATTTTGTGTAGGTTGCTACTTCGGAGGAAtaatgtggggggggggggattaTTAGTTTCACAATTGGTCATGTCGGTATGAATGAACTTCATCTTTTTTTCATGCTGTATTTTGTGAATTTCGTCGTTGGTCAACGTTTCAATATAATATTAATTCAAGCTATTATATATATGTCCATTGTGTGGGGCCATAGTAGAGATAAATCGCCGTAGACTTTTGTTCAGCCCGACCTAAATTTTTTCCGGGCTTCGTCGCTGACAGTCACCACGCAGGttaagtgactgggagtcagaactttcggcatgagtcgtgacttccgacggtcgagagttccagcttacgtcgggacttccgacaccaacagTCACAGAAAAAAATCTatgtgctcgtggagtgctagagtgtctctcttttgattttatttttatgcttgagcactctatcttcctcagacaaactaagtttgcatccctctttatagtgcggtggatccaaaactcaaaaataaaaataaaacctttggagagcgttttgagttTGTCCGTCTTtataacttcaagaattgagggataccattttatctttatcaactctttaaatctttcatgggactaatagctgcgacatatctcattaagatcacattagttcctaatttggatgtcatcaatacaccaaaacccatatagggggcaaatgcactttcagacATCCTACAATAGAGGGAATTATAGGGAGTTTTACCAGTGCTTAGCTGAGCATGATCTGGCTTTAGCCAACGCATTAACAGTTGATGCTGCAGATAATAGTCTTTTGGTGTCTTCTGACATATAAAAAGACATCATTAAATATTTTGTAGATGAGATTTTGCATTCCATCCTTGAAGACATAGGGCAAGATGTATTCTACTTGCTAGTTGATGAGTCTAGAGATGTCTCTTGCAAGGAgaaaattgtaacaccctaggtgtttgccaccagttaagcaatgggtttgagctcaaacatggcatgttaagtggtgatgagggtgtcaagatcaaatttaCAAGAGTGAGCtgcaacttaaacttgggcaacacacctttgcttgcatatTGCCCCTTTTCGGATATATActtaagtaatgttgaaggtgctccCTTCatatgcctcacatcaatttccacccacatggatcgctggaaaagtttcatgaaatttggaatcaagaagtcacatgaaatgacaagttatgttctcgcctgaattgctttattaggtgtatgagaacatgtgatgacaaacaaacattgcaaccttgatcaaacaactctacctatactcatgaacaaaagtcatgaaaggttcatgttgggaaaatgtcaagaaaatgcatcgatcggtctaaaactcagatttaagctttaccgcgatgctactttgacctgtgttgacgAATTGcgtacagtgcttgcatggagttacaccttaaataaaagttgaagtttgagtggagtagaacaaactttgtttttggaacaagagccagatcaacttggaactaagtcataccgaggctcaaactttgaatctgctgctgttttcagagtccaaaaatattctaagtctgagataactgaaacctgaattttcagtttcatgagccCTACTTTGCAGCTCTATATCTTCCAATATAATCCGAGTTAGACCAaaaacctttaagcaaagttgtagtcctcatatagctctacaacatttgttactaccgTTTGTGCCTAAACTAAACGTATTAGGAGATATGAAAGGACAAAGATTTAGGTTCAGTCGCGtttttgaggtagaattggaaaTTTGAAATGGATGAACAGTGCCGACCATGCACCAGGCGCTGCAGGTCGCGTGGCGCTCTTCCTGCTTGCATGGCCGCCAGCTCCTCCTTGCTGTGCTCTGGTAAATGACCCTAGCTCTCCTGCTCTCTCCATtcactctcttcctctcccttcccaTTCACTCTCCTGCTCTCTCCTAGCCGCCGGTCAGCTTCGGTTGCCGCTCGCACTGCTGTGGCCGTGcagctgctgcctgctgctggACTCTCTCCTAGGCACGCCACCGAGCGAAGCTCTGCCGCCagcgctgctgcccctcggcctcCCCATGCCTAGCTCCGCGCTTGTGCCATACAACACCactaccgcgtcgcctcgccactgccatagccggccgccgccgcggcatgCCGCCCATGCACGTGGCTGGACCTTCCCAGGCCAAGGCCGGCCAAGCCAAAGCCCTGTGTGAGTGCGTGCGGTCCTGCTGAAGCTCCACCACCACTCCACCGCCGTCGACAAGCTTCCTCCGGCCGTCAGTGGCGAACTCCCAGCCTCCTATGTTCCCAACTGTGAGCAGGGACCAAGAGCAACAATTTGATCTATGGCAGGGGGTTAAGTGCGAAatctgtgactcaaatgaatagtgctgttAAGGACCTTCTTGCAGGAAATTTGCtgaactttagaaattcatagtaattcatagaaaaattgtaaaatagcaaatgaggactttttggaatccttgttaaATTCTCTATGcgctagatctataatatggcatcttttagtttaaatattttgcggtaaaaatagatttgtgcagtaaggttgtaatgctagttgaatttgttattttccataactgtagatctatggctccaaatgaagtgaaatttttgtggcatgctactcatgtgatagttgatgtgtggtaaaaatttcatgagtattggatgaagtatgagtgagttattggtttatcttgctctcacacgatttcttgctttagcaacttgtctttttcatagaggttgctatacatattcaaatggagtgaaatttgtacagtagactaatgagaggatatgtgagccactgtaatttttgtagaatttattgtatacttttggtatatgttcattaaatcaccttgttatctaaaataaattaagaaatgcattaaaagaatttatttggccatggacactaggttttctggtgttctttagtcatgtgtgacatgttgataaagttggttttgcctaattatgtgtttgcaacataagttaatatttattttcttgcaaatgtggtttatggacagatctgggaacctagcaaagttcttcatgctaatgtgctttgttgtgaaacttgtttatacaaaagttgtagataattcatgtatctagctgctgttaaaatttggtggcatttgtccttgtagtttgtgagttatgcctgtttaaagttgggtttcagaaatggctgctctctgtcaattgtggactagtttctgtaaatgggtatatttgacttagttaacttgagaatcatgctaagatgattatagatgaaatgtagataattttataagctttccaaaatgtcttcttgcaagtcatttggatttgtgtaactccagttatagctaaatcttgtagctgctgtttgcatgtccagaaattggcagattctaattatagtgtttgcttgtatattgttaagtgtgacgtatgccttgaatgatgactgagttagagcacctgagatcttgggaaacttgtgccatgcttgatgtgcttgctctctatagttagtggtgtgatgttagttaaatagttaTTGGtgtatgtcttgcataatcttatgtttgtcttgaatgtttatgtgatgcatcttgtgttataattcatcacattcatacacttgcatattgcatctcatctaggtacgctagatgaaccacgtgaaggacgtgatgttggagccaagcccgaagacgatgtatggaggatctatcctgaagatggaagggctaagcaagtgttaggacctgtgatgtcaccaggatggtgcaagctaactgaactgacttgtgtcggatcccaggcaagccccggagcattataagtctcctaatttataaaagcaattctttctatatatatgagtttatatattattgcattaagttgtaggagttgattgaaaccgttgatgcatttattactatcattgcctaccttattacctttttaccctgttaggtcaggatcgaataactgcttagccttgcttagatcgatagcgatcggagatatccggtcacctatattataggtggttactggaagaatttagctatggaaagaatgatatcctggaattaaccatgtgtgatggataattagagaccggacggaaaaagttagaggcaaccagacagggttctggggtgctgttagtttccatctgtgtcgattaaggaccgaccgttgttgggcctcgagttatgttgaacgcatgccttacatttagctggccggataaagtaccttccgaccacgaagctgggagatttttcgggccgagtagattgcccgcagcgcactgtgccggagcaggtgtggtaggacacgggggcgagatgataagaccaaagtgtagtcggtcggcccccgggtacatgtggttcctggcaaactcgagattcctggaaagttgactcggtgatcaatatctcactttagcgggtgagtgaggtttgtgtaaggaataaatcaccagctggttaggaatcgattcgaatcgccatcgctcctagatagtgagcacttgactcgagttactgcatcgtagtaattattatggaacaatgatggttatctggatggtatgggatatgctaaatctaaattggtaactggatgttattggttaatcaagtgattgctatagtataggtgcttacctagatggataggtcataataaagatgatgcaaagtacttaaaatggtttcttcatgatagcttatgattttcgcaaacaagtcagctagcccactaaagaaagccttgcatgatccttggtgtcatttgttttggtttccgacgggtaagtctggctgagtacattcgagtactcagggtttatcccaccttgttgcaggtgatgttcttgacctgttgatgatggtggctaaccgccggtgggctcggtgattctatacttacttctcatctatatgcttttgtc from Miscanthus floridulus cultivar M001 unplaced genomic scaffold, ASM1932011v1 os_2481_2, whole genome shotgun sequence includes the following:
- the LOC136535032 gene encoding uncharacterized protein — encoded protein: MKQTLLGTGYHRPLHPSRPDSSSLDILAAAPAASSSFFATSFGSFARGGTQAATALGPAARMHDGQGARRPCPSGVGALLLDSGGEPRRPAAGKDLTTQGGWAGAGGRSVQRYEALEFGGREASISQATEQPEKFGSSVFAHQGYINWKNAKDTFQKHSASKNHTEARLKCDDFMNQRTSVGQRIVEMISPDIQKDLAKACAGEVIAVSMDEIRGRKFSVLIDESRDVSIKEQMAVILRFVNDKGQVVERFLGLQHVQSCTAIALKEALVDMLSSHNLSISMLRGKGYDGASNMRGEFNGVQKLIRDENPYAFYVLEIVKKDSIKPRNNGGALGLIKKMESFDFVFILHLMIQLLSTTEILSQALQRKDQDIVEAMHLISDVKDSLQDMRENGWEPLLKRVITFCKKNEIEVPDMDKEINVRGTPRRRKQKVTNMHYYHVELFLVAIDALLTEMNHRFSETSLELLVCMAAFNPRDSFSNFDVKKLVRLAEIYADDFDIGELAVLPNHLTQFVNRARRTPDFLGCTELGKVTEIMVKTKMHTSYKLVYRLIELILILPVATASVERIFSSLNIIKIDLRNKIGDEWLNDLMICYTKKEIFRKIDNEKIKKRFQEMKK